Proteins from one Patescibacteria group bacterium genomic window:
- the ppsA gene encoding phosphoenolpyruvate synthase, protein MSKFIKFFDELGIKDVPMVGGKNASLGEMYQKLTKQGITVPNGFATTAEAYNFFMEKGGLKKEIEKILKGLDTKNVGDLVRRGAKVRKTILAARLPKELEAEIRTAYAKLSKSHKMKNVDVAVRSSATAEDLPDASFAGQQDTYLNIQGAEYVIDAVKRCIASLFTNRAISYRTDKGFDHFQIALSAGVQKMARSDKGSSGVMFSIDTESGFQNVVMINSIYGLGENIVQGKVNPDEFYVFKPTGAIITKKMGKKNLRMIYSSDPKNPVKDINVPPAEQAKYSINDAQIKQLAKWAMIIEKHYGRPMDMEWALDGNDNKLYIIQARPETVHSTRDVNVLEDYRLQAKGKLLISGQSVGSRIGAGTVNKIMDIKQIESFKKGDVLLTDMTDPDWEPIMKIASAIVTDKGGRTCHAAIISRELGIPCVVGTNTASSTIKTGTKVTVSCAEGEEGFVYEGELPYKINRTDVKNLKKPKTKIMMNVGEPDQAFLTSFVPNDGVGLARLEFIINNYIKIHPLALINYTKIKDKEVKRKIDEITFGYKNKTDFFVEKLASGVAMIAAAFYPKDVIVRLSDFKSNEYANLIGGAEYEPVESNPMIGYRGASRYYSEKFLPAFKLECAALKKVRDDMGLTNLKIMIPFCRTVEEGKAVKKIMAENGLVQGKNGLEVYVMAEIPANIILATDFAKEFDGFSIGSNDLTQLTLGIDRDAAGMIDVAGPSNEKNPAVKTLIKYLIQVGKDTKTKVGICGQAPSDFPEFATFLVEEGIDSISLIPDTVVKTTLAVLKKEEEMAKKKKK, encoded by the coding sequence ATGTCAAAATTTATTAAATTTTTCGACGAACTTGGCATCAAAGATGTGCCGATGGTTGGTGGAAAGAATGCGTCTCTAGGTGAGATGTATCAAAAGTTAACAAAACAAGGAATTACTGTTCCAAATGGTTTTGCCACAACGGCCGAAGCCTACAATTTCTTCATGGAAAAAGGTGGTTTAAAGAAAGAGATTGAGAAAATTTTAAAAGGTTTGGACACCAAGAATGTTGGTGATCTTGTGAGGAGGGGAGCTAAAGTTCGTAAGACTATTTTAGCTGCAAGACTGCCAAAAGAATTAGAGGCGGAAATTCGAACTGCTTATGCCAAGTTGTCCAAGAGTCATAAAATGAAGAATGTTGATGTGGCAGTGCGCTCATCAGCGACAGCAGAAGACTTGCCTGATGCTTCTTTTGCAGGACAACAGGATACTTACTTAAACATTCAAGGCGCGGAATATGTAATTGATGCAGTAAAGAGATGTATTGCATCTTTGTTTACTAATCGCGCGATTTCATACAGAACGGACAAAGGCTTTGATCATTTTCAAATTGCTTTGTCAGCTGGTGTGCAAAAAATGGCGCGCTCTGATAAGGGTTCTTCCGGTGTTATGTTCTCAATCGACACTGAGTCTGGTTTTCAAAATGTGGTCATGATTAATTCTATTTATGGCTTGGGCGAAAACATCGTGCAGGGCAAAGTAAATCCTGATGAATTCTATGTATTTAAGCCAACGGGTGCAATTATTACTAAGAAAATGGGTAAGAAAAATTTACGAATGATTTACAGCTCTGATCCAAAAAATCCAGTGAAGGATATCAATGTGCCTCCGGCTGAGCAAGCTAAGTATTCTATTAATGATGCGCAAATTAAGCAGTTAGCGAAATGGGCGATGATTATTGAAAAGCATTATGGCCGACCAATGGATATGGAATGGGCATTGGATGGCAACGATAACAAGTTATATATCATTCAAGCGCGTCCAGAGACAGTGCATAGCACTCGCGATGTGAATGTTTTGGAAGATTATCGTTTGCAAGCAAAAGGTAAATTGTTGATTAGCGGACAAAGTGTTGGTAGTCGTATTGGTGCCGGTACCGTGAACAAAATCATGGATATTAAGCAGATTGAGAGTTTTAAAAAAGGCGATGTGCTTTTGACTGATATGACTGATCCTGATTGGGAGCCGATTATGAAGATTGCGTCAGCGATTGTGACTGATAAAGGCGGACGAACTTGTCACGCGGCGATTATTTCTCGTGAGCTGGGCATTCCTTGTGTGGTTGGTACTAACACCGCATCATCAACTATAAAAACAGGCACAAAAGTTACCGTGAGTTGTGCGGAGGGTGAAGAAGGTTTTGTTTATGAAGGTGAATTGCCGTATAAGATCAATAGAACTGACGTGAAGAATTTGAAAAAACCAAAGACCAAGATCATGATGAACGTCGGTGAGCCCGATCAGGCCTTCTTAACTTCATTTGTTCCGAATGATGGTGTCGGTTTGGCGCGCTTAGAGTTTATTATCAATAACTATATTAAGATTCATCCTCTGGCTTTGATAAATTATACTAAGATAAAAGATAAGGAAGTTAAAAGAAAAATTGACGAGATTACCTTCGGTTATAAAAACAAAACCGATTTCTTTGTGGAAAAATTAGCCTCTGGTGTGGCTATGATTGCGGCCGCTTTTTATCCCAAGGATGTAATTGTGCGTTTGTCTGATTTTAAATCAAATGAATATGCGAACTTGATTGGTGGAGCGGAGTATGAACCAGTAGAATCAAATCCCATGATTGGTTATCGTGGCGCTAGTCGTTATTATTCTGAGAAATTTTTACCAGCTTTCAAATTGGAATGTGCAGCTTTGAAAAAGGTGCGTGATGACATGGGCTTAACAAATTTAAAAATCATGATTCCATTTTGTCGAACCGTAGAAGAAGGTAAGGCGGTGAAAAAGATTATGGCCGAAAATGGCTTGGTACAAGGAAAAAATGGTTTAGAGGTTTACGTAATGGCCGAGATTCCAGCGAATATCATTTTAGCAACTGATTTTGCTAAAGAGTTTGATGGTTTCTCTATCGGTTCTAATGATTTAACACAATTGACACTGGGTATTGATCGCGATGCCGCTGGCATGATTGATGTCGCTGGTCCTTCCAATGAAAAGAATCCGGCTGTGAAGACTTTAATTAAGTATTTAATTCAGGTTGGTAAAGATACCAAGACTAAGGTTGGTATTTGCGGACAAGCGCCGAGTGACTTTCCTGAGTTTGCGACTTTCTTGGTAGAGGAGGGCATTGATAGCATTTCCTTGATTCCAGATACAGTCGTGAAGACAACATTAGCGGTATTAAAAAAGGAAGAAGAAATGGCTAAGAAAAAGAAGAAATAA